Proteins encoded by one window of Rhodamnia argentea isolate NSW1041297 chromosome 6, ASM2092103v1, whole genome shotgun sequence:
- the LOC115756171 gene encoding putative RNA polymerase II subunit B1 CTD phosphatase RPAP2 homolog, translating into MVELQEQPASVQDAVYKLQHFLFEGIDSEAQLLAAGSIVSCRDYEDVAVERSIANLCGYPLCANPLPADRPRKGRYRISLKEHKVYDLHETYMYCSSGCVVNSRAFAGSLQPERCAVLDVLKMEEVLRVFGDKGLASEGEERADKVGELGMSELKIQENEENKAGEVNLEEWIGPTDAIEGYVPRRRDDMAAAASSRAKKESRQGSKSRNSKPSKKELIINDMDFTSTIITQDEYSISKLPVNSVEEVSAATMKESKGEKVHGNDTQSCRTVIETSSAKPRTSKISQSELKGKSYDITEDEYGSQKVPSPSEVCQSGSLSRVTGAEGAVNDGISDGRSTETKLKPSLKSTGAKKVNRSVTWADEKASATDGGNLCETREMVDKKEPLPTSGIETVQDDENLLRFSSAEACAMALSRAAEAAASGESDVFDSAGLILLPHPHDVDGKEPIEDTDPLEVDPVSVKWPKKPGIPTADLFDADDSYYDAPPDGFSLTLSPFATMWGALFAWITSSTLAYIYGKDESFHEEYMSVNGREYPLKIILPDGRSTEIKQTLAGCLSRALPGVVSDLRLPTPVSTLEQGLGRLLDTMSFMDSIPALRTKQWQVIVLLFIDALSVCRVPVLTAHMTNRHPSLQKVLQGARMSVEEYEIMKDLLIPLGRAPQFSAQCGA; encoded by the exons ATGGTGGAACTCCAGGAGCAACCCGCGTCCGTCCAAGACGCGGTCTACAAGCTGCAGCACTTCCTCTTCGAGGGCATCGACAGCGAGGCCCAGCTCCTCGCGGCCGGTTCGATCGTGTCGTGCCGCGACTACGAGGACGTGGCCGTCGAGAGGTCGATCGCCAACCTCTGCGGCTACCCACTTTGCGCGAACCCCTTGCCCGCGGACCGCCCGCGGAAGGGGCGGTACAGGATTTCGCTGAAGGAGCACAAGGTGTATGATTTGCACGAGACTTACATGTATTGTTCGTCGGGCTGCGTCGTCAATAGCCGGGCTTTCGCGGGGAGCTTGCAACCGGAGAGGTGTGCGGTTTTGGACGTGCTGAAGATGGAGGAGGTTTTGAGGGTATTTGGGGATAAGGGTTTGGCATCCGAGGGGGAGGAGAGGGCGGATAAAGTCGGGGAATTGGGGATGTCTGAGTTGAAGATACAAGAGAATGAAGAGAATAAGGCGGGGGAAGTGAACTTGGAAGAGTGGATTGGTCCTACGGATGCGATTGAAGGTTATGTTCCTCGGAGAAGAGATGATATGGCCGCCGCAGCGTCTTCGCGTGCAAAGAAGGAAAGTAGACAAG GGTCCAAATCCAGAAACTCTAAGCCAAGTAAAAAAGAGCTAATAATTAATGACATGGACTTCACAAGTACTATAATCACTCAAGATGAATATAGCATTTCAAAGTTGCCTGTGAATTCAGTGGAGGAAGTTTCTGCCGCAACAATGAAAGaatcaaaaggggaaaaagtacATGGCAATGATACACAGAGTTGTCGTACTGTAATTGAGACTTCATCTGCAAAGCCGAGAACTTCCAAGATAAGCCAAAGTGAATTGAAAGGGAAGAGCTACGACATCACAGAAGATGAATACGGTTCTCAAAAAGTTCCTTCCCCTTCAGAAGTTTGTCAAAGTGGATCCCTAAGTCGTGTTACAGGAGCAGAAGGAGCAGTTAATGATGGTATATCAGATGGAAGATCAACAGAAACCAAGCTGAAGCCCTCGCTTAAGTCTACAGGCGCAAAGAAAGTTAATCGTTCTGTTACATGGGCTGATGAGAAAGCTAGTGCAACCGATGGGGGAAATCTTTGCGAGACTAGAGAAATGGTGGACAAAAAGGAACCTCTTCCAACATCTGGCATTGAAACTGTGCAAGATGATGAAAATCTGCTGCGCTTTTCATCAGCTGAAGCCTGTGCAATGGCCTTGAGTCGGGCTGCTGAGGCTGCTGCATCTGGAGAATCTGATGTCTTTGATTCTG CTGGATTGATTTTATTGCCACATCCACATGATGTGGATGGAAAAGAACCTATCGAGGACACTGATCCACTGGAAGTAGACCCAGTCTCCGTAAAGTGGCCAAAGAAACCTGGGATTCCGACCGCTGATTTATTTGATGCTGATGACTCATATTATGATGCCCCGCCAGATGGATTTAGTTTGACT TTGTCTCCTTTCGCAACCATGTGGGGTGCCCTTTTTGCATGGATAACATCATCTACTTTGGCTTATATATATGGCAAAGATGAAAGCTTTCATGAAGAATACATGTCAGTTAATGGCAGAGAGTACCCACTAAAGATTATACTGCCTGATGGCCGCTCTACTGAAATTAAGCAAACTCTCGCTGGTTGTCTTTCTCGAGCTTTACCTGGAGTGGTTTCTGATCTCAGGCTGCCAACGCCAGTATCCACCCTCGAGCAAGGATTG GGTCGTTTGTTGGATACAATGTCATTTATGGATTCTATTCCTGCATTGCGTACAAAGCAGTGGCAAGTGATTGTTCTTCTCTTTATTGATGCTCTCTCCGTTTGTCGAGTTCCTGTGCTGACTGCACACATGACCAATAGGCATCCCTCGCTGCAGAAG GTGCTGCAGGGCGCCCGAATGAGCGTGGAAGAGTACGAGATCATGAAGGATCTTTTAATACCTCTGGGCAGAGCACCTCAGTTCTCGGCACAGTGTGGAGCTTAG
- the LOC115756173 gene encoding shaggy-related protein kinase alpha, whose product MPVHLMASVGIAPNSIREPSGHSVGVDRLPEEMNEMKLRDDKEMETTVVDGNGTEAGHIIVTTIGGRNGQPKQTISYMAERVVGQGSFGVVFQAKCLETGETVAIKKVLQDKRYKNRELQTMRLLDHPNVVSLKHCFFSETEKDELYLNLVLEYVPETVHRVIKHYNKLNQRMPTIYVKLYTYQIFRALSYIHRCIGVCHRDIKPQNLLVNPHTHQVKLCDFGSAKVLVKGEPNISYICSRYYRAPELIFGATEYTTAIDIWSAGCVLAELLLGHPLFPGESGVDQLVEIIKILGTPTREEIKCMNPNYTEFKFPQIKAHPWHKIFHKRMPPEAVDLVSRLLQYSPNLRCTALDALTHPFFNELRDPNTRLPNGRFLPPLFNFKAHELKGVPVEVLLKLVPEHARKHCPFLGL is encoded by the exons ATGCCTGTGCATCTGATGGCTTCAGTGGGCATCGCACCTAATAGTATCAGGGAACCTAGTGGTCACAGTGTCGGTGTTGATAGGTTGCCTGAAGagatgaatgaaatgaaacttaGGGATGACAAG GAAATGGAAACTACTGTAGTTGATGGTAATGGCACAGAGGCAGGTCACATCATCGTGACAACTATTGGTGGCAGAAATGGTCAGCCAAAGCAG ACGATAAGTTACATGGCTGAGCGTGTGGTTGGACAGGGGTCATTCGGGGTTGTTTTTCag GCTAAGTGCTTGGAGACTGGTGAAACTGTGGCTATAAAGAAGGTCCTTCAAGACAAGAGGTacaagaatagggagttgcaaACGATGCGCCTTCTTGACCACCCGAATGTTGTCTCATTGAAGCATTGCTTTTTCTCGGAGACTGAAAAGGATGAACTGTATCTTAATTTGGTACTTGAGTACGTGCCAGAGACTGTTCATCGTGTCATTAAGCACTATAACAAGTTAAACCAAAGGATGCCCACAATATATGTGAAACTTTACACATATCAG ATATTCAGAGCCTTGTCTTACATTCATCGATGTATAGGAGTTTGCCACCGGGACATTAAACCTCAAAATCTCTTG GTAAATCCTCATACGCACCAAGTCAAATTATGTGATTTTGGAAGTGCAAAAGTGTTG GTAAAAGGGGAGCCAAATATATCCTACATCTGCTCAAGATATTATAGGGCACCTGAACTGATATTTGGTGCAACTGAATACACTACAGCTATTGACATCTGGTCTGCTGGCTGTGTGCTGGCAGAGCTGCTGCTTGGACAC CCTCTCTTTCCTGGTGAGAGTGGAGTTGACCAGCTGGTGGAGATTATCAAA ATTTTGGGCACTCCAACCAGGGAGgaaattaaatgcatgaaccCCAATTACACAGAGTTTAAATTCCCTCAGATAAAAGCGCACCCGTGGCACAAG ATATTCCACAAGCGAATGCCTCCTGAAGCTGTTGATTTAGTTTCAAGATTGTTGCAATATTCTCCCAATCTGCGATGCACAGCT CTTGATGCTTTGACGCATCCCTTCTTCAACGAGCTACGCGATCCCAACACTCGGCTGCCAAACGGACGGTTCCTGCCGccacttttcaattttaaggcTCACG AATTGAAAGGTGTCCCGGTGGAGGTCCTGTTGAAATTGGTCCCGGAACACGCGAGGAAGCATTGTCCTTTTCTCGGGTTGTAA
- the LOC115756179 gene encoding zinc finger CCCH domain-containing protein 3 produces MPLGKYYCDYCDKQFQDTPSARKRHLQGLSHLRAKALWFDSLHEPNRAVAEGYVRGVCNRFVNTGFCQYGDSCKYFHPKSIPTPPPRTASDNARSTVIPGSHLVGGTSSQGNVVVADGTGMATAWGNLPPSLKPPPEGGYLPLPFLDWG; encoded by the exons atgccGTTGGGGAAGTATTACTGCGACTACTGCGACAAGCAATTCCAAGACACCCCCTCCGCTCGCAAACGCCATCTTCAGGGCCTCTCTCACCTCCGCGCCAAAGCTCTCTGGTTCGATTCCCTCCACG AACCGAACCGGGCCGTCGCCGAGGGCTACGTCAGAGGAGTCTGCAATCGTTTCGTCAATACG GGCTTTTGTCAGTACGGGGATTCGTGTAAATACTTTCACCCCAAGAGCATTCCAACTCCACCTCCGCGAACCGCAAGTG ATAATGCTCGGTCAACGGTGATCCCGGGCAGTCATCTAGTCGGGGGCACCTCTTCACAAG GCAATGTGGTGGTGGCAGATGGTACGGGCATGGCCACAGCCTGGGGGAATCTCCCCCCATCGCTAAAGCCTCCACCCGAGGGTGGATATCtgcctttgccttttcttgACTGGGGATAA
- the LOC115756178 gene encoding NRR repressor homolog 1-like, with the protein MDGDRKKRKIDTEPVAEEESEEEKMEKFFALIQSTREVRDHLRGSGVSSSEGTEKSREDRRKAEEDQPRPKEPAWNPAFRPEDFSQDPFLYKSSTTPTTPDVPSSSGHEAQAGPSQSKRDDAGKNDADDKKKREKDGEDDDNGDDSLDLKLSL; encoded by the coding sequence ATGGATGGAGacagaaagaagaggaagatcgaTACAGAACCGGTAGCAGAAGAAGAGagcgaagaagagaagatggagaagttcTTCGCTCTCATCCAAAGCACGCGGGAAGTGCGCGACCATCTCCGAGGCAGCGGCGTGTCATCCTCAGAAGGAACCGAGAAATCGCGGGAGGACCGAAGGAAAGCCGAGGAAGATCAACCCAGACCGAAAGAACCCGCATGGAACCCCGCCTTTCGACCCGAGGACTTCAGCCAAGATCCCTTTCTGTACAAATCTTCGACTACTCCTACTACTCCCGATGTCCCGAGCTCGAGCGGCCACGAAGCTCAAGCCGGTCCTTCACAAAGTAAACGCGACGACGCAGGAAAAAACGACGCTGAtgataagaagaaaagagaaaaagacggCGAGGACGATGACAATGGTGACGACAGTTTAGATCTTAAGCTTTCTTTGTAA
- the LOC115756175 gene encoding galactinol synthase 2-like has translation MALNAAAAAAKLVKPKNRPSRAYVTFLAGAGDYVKGVVGLAKGLRKAKSKYPLVVAALPDVPEDHWKILVDQGCIVREIEPVYPPENQTEFAMAYYVINYSKLRIWEFSEYSRMIYLDGDIQVFDNIDHLFDLPNGFFYAVMDCFCEKTWSHTPQHQIGYCQQCPDKVQWPDHVGPKLSLYFNAGMFVYEPNLKTYRDLLETLKITPPTPFAEQDFLNMYFKDIYKPIPNAYNLVLAMLWRHPENVELNKVRVVHYCAAGSKPWRYTGNEENMDREDIKILVKRWWDIYDDESLDYKNIVARDEAAKRANLQSFLSALSEAGVVPYMTAPSAA, from the exons ATGGCTCTtaatgccgccgccgccgccgccaagcTGGTGAAACCGAAGAACCGGCCCAGCCGGGCCTACGTCACGTTCTTGGCCGGGGCCGGCGATTACGTGAAGGGCGTGGTTGGGCTGGCCAAGGGGCTGAGGAAGGCAAAGAGTAAGTACCCGCTTGTGGTGGCGGCCTTGCCGGACGTGCCGGAGGATCATTGGAAGATACTGGTGGATCAGGGCTGTATCGTGAGGGAGATCGAGCCGGTGTATCCGCCGGAGAACCAGACTGAGTTTGCCATGGCCTACTATGTGATCAACTACTCCAAGCTCAGGATTTGGGAG TTCTCTGAGTACAGCAGGATGATCTATTTGGACGGCGACATCCAAGTCTTCGACAACATCGACCACCTCTTCGACCTCCCGAACGGCTTCTTCTACGCCGTCATGGACTGCTTCTGCGAGAAGACATGGAGTCACACCCCGCAGCACCAAATCGGGTATTGCCAGCAGTGCCCCGACAAGGTCCAATGGCCCGACCACGTCGGCCCGAAGCTGTCGCTTTACTTCAATGCCGGCATGTTCGTGTATGAGCCAAACCTCAAGACGTACCGCGACTTGCTCGAGACGCTCAAGATCACACCTCCAACTCCATTTGCTGAGCAAGACTTCCTGAACATGTACTTCAAGGACATATACAAACCAATTCCCAATGCGTACAACCTTGTGCTCGCGATGTTGTGGCGTCATCCTGAGAACGTCGAGCTCAACAAGGTCAGGGTTGTTCATTATTGCGCTGCGGGGTCCAAGCCATGGCGGTACACGGGCAACGAAGAGAACATGGATAGGGAAGATATCAAGATACTGGTGAAGAGGTGGTGGGACATTTACGACGACGAGTCCTTGGACTATAAGAACATTGTCGCTAGAGACGAAGCTGCGAAGCGAGCGAACTTGCAGAGTTTCCTCTCGGCGCTATCCGAGGCCGGAGTTGTGCCTTACATGACTGCCCCGTCCGCCGCGTAG
- the LOC115756177 gene encoding galactinol synthase 2-like, producing the protein MAPIAAADAVMPKPEDQPSRAYVTFLAGTGDYVKGVVGLAKGMRKVKSKYPLVVAILPDVPADHRKILVEQGCVVREIKPVYPPENQTQFAMAYYVINYSKLRIWEFVEYSKMIYLDGDIQVFDNIDHLFDLPNGGFYAVMDCFCEKTWSHTPQYRIGYCQQCPDKARWPDHAGPKPPLYFNAGMFVYEPNLETYRDLLGTLEITPPTPFAEQDFLNMYFKDIYKPIPNVYNLVLAMLWRHPDNVKLDTVKVVHYCAAGAKPWRYTGEEENIDRGDIKMLVKRWWDIYDDESLDYRNVAAAEEAAKQEKLERFLAALSQVGVRYITGPPAA; encoded by the exons ATGGCTCCCATTGCCGCGGCCGATGCCGTGATGCCGAAGCCTGAGGACCAGCCTAGCCGTGCCTACGTGACGTTCTTGGCCGGGACCGGTGATTACGTGAAAGGCGTGGTTGGGCTGGCCAAGGGGATGAGGAAGGTGAAGAGCAAGTACCCACTTGTGGTGGCGATCTTGCCGGACGTGCCGGCGGATCACCGGAAGATCCTGGTGGAGCAAGGCTGTGTTGTGAGGGAGATCAAGCCGGTTTACCCGCCGGAGAACCAGACTCAGTTCGCCATGGCCTATTATGTCATCAACTACTCCAAGCTCAGAATTTGGGAG TTTGTAGAGTACAGCAAGATGATCTACTTGGACGGCGACATCCAAGTCTTCGACAACATCGACCACCTCTTCGACCTCCCGAACGGCGGCTTCTACGCCGTCATGGACTGCTTCTGTGAGAAGACATGGAGTCACACCCCTCAGTACAGAATCGGGTACTGCCAACAGTGCCCCGACAAGGCTCGATGGCCCGACCACGCTGGCCCGAAGCCGCCTCTCTACTTCAACGCTGGCATGTTCGTGTACGAGCCGAACCTCGAGACCTACCGCGACTTGCTCGGAACCCTTGAGATCACGCCCCCGACTCCATTTGCCGAGCAGGACTTCTTGAACATGTACTTCAAGGACATCTACAAACCGATCCCCAACGTGTACAACCTCGTGCTCGCGATGCTGTGGCGTCACCCCGACAACGTCAAGCTCGACACAGTCAAGGTCGTCCATTATTGCGCTGCGGGGGCGAAGCCGTGGCGTTACACGGGCGAGGAAGAGAACATAGACAGAGGCGACATCAAGATGTTGGTGAAGAGGTGGTGGGATATTTACGACGACGAGTCCTTGGACTACAGAAACGTAGCCGCGGCGGAGGAAGCCGCGAAGCAAGAGAAATTGGAGCGATTCCTCGCTGCGCTATCGCAGGTCGGAGTGCGCTACATAACCGGCCCACCGGCGGCATAG